In a genomic window of Sulfuriferula nivalis:
- a CDS encoding endo alpha-1,4 polygalactosaminidase — MTKRLITIFLLYIAAFPAYAYNAAFFYGTPFIPELRIYDAVIVEPDQPDFANIPANLQNKLYAYTSLGEVGADKPYAKAIPATAKMTRNSAWSSDVMDQTSLAWQNFYLDNIVAPLWKRGFRGIFIDTLDSYQLAATTPAARAAQEAGMINTIRLLTSRFPGIRIILNRGFEILPQVHADITAVVAESLFQGWDNSKQHYTTVTDNDRNWLIAQLNRAKNEYKLPVIVIDYVAPRQRSQARQIAQKIRAAGYTPWITNPELDMLGVGYPEIQPRRILMLYDGREDKDPVESEMHRFGAMPLQYMGYIPEYHDLTLPLPSQQLAGQYAGIILWSGSADNSVPQLQP; from the coding sequence ATGACAAAGAGATTGATCACGATTTTTCTATTATACATAGCCGCATTTCCTGCTTATGCTTACAATGCCGCTTTTTTCTATGGCACACCGTTTATACCAGAATTACGCATCTACGATGCTGTCATCGTTGAGCCAGACCAGCCCGACTTTGCCAACATCCCTGCCAATTTACAAAATAAACTCTACGCCTACACCAGTTTAGGTGAAGTAGGCGCAGATAAACCTTACGCCAAAGCTATTCCAGCCACTGCAAAAATGACGCGCAATTCGGCATGGTCTTCCGATGTAATGGATCAAACCAGCCTAGCCTGGCAAAACTTTTACCTGGACAACATCGTCGCGCCGCTATGGAAGCGGGGTTTCCGAGGTATTTTTATTGACACGCTAGACTCATACCAACTTGCAGCTACAACCCCAGCTGCTCGTGCAGCTCAGGAAGCGGGAATGATCAATACAATTCGATTACTCACATCACGCTTCCCTGGAATCCGCATTATCCTCAATCGTGGCTTTGAAATATTGCCACAGGTACATGCTGACATTACCGCAGTTGTTGCAGAATCCTTATTTCAAGGATGGGACAACAGCAAACAACACTACACCACCGTCACCGACAACGACAGGAACTGGCTCATCGCTCAACTCAATCGAGCAAAAAATGAATATAAACTTCCCGTGATCGTCATAGACTATGTAGCACCAAGGCAACGATCGCAAGCACGGCAAATTGCGCAGAAAATTCGTGCCGCAGGTTATACACCATGGATTACCAATCCAGAATTAGACATGCTTGGCGTAGGATACCCTGAGATACAGCCACGTCGCATTTTGATGCTATACGATGGCCGTGAAGACAAAGATCCGGTCGAAAGCGAAATGCATAGATTTGGTGCCATGCCTCTACAATACATGGGATATATCCCCGAATACCATGACCTCACCCTGCCATTACCCAGCCAACAATTGGCAGGACAATATGCGGGCATCATCTTATGGTCAGGCAGTGCTGACAACAGCGTGCCACAACTCCAGCCCTAG
- the galE gene encoding UDP-glucose 4-epimerase GalE, which translates to MQVLVTGGMGYIGSHTSIELLKAGHDVIIVDNLCNSKLRVLERIQTISGHSPVFHNLDVRDKAKLNAVFAQHKIDAVIHFAGLKAVGESVTMPLEYYDNNVYGTLVLAEVMADHGVFNLVFSSSATVYGDPATVPINENFPLSATNPYGRSKLIVEEMLRDLPVANADWHIVLLRYFNPVGAHESGLIGEDPNGIPNNLMPYVAQVAAGKLAQLSVYGNDYPTPDGTGVRDYIHVVDLALGHVHALAALTKKEGVQTYNLGTGRGYSVLEMVQAFERASGKPVSYRIVGRRPGDIASCYADPGLAARELGWQAQRDIDAMCRDSWHWQTHGAVMS; encoded by the coding sequence ATGCAAGTTTTAGTGACGGGTGGTATGGGGTACATAGGAAGTCATACCAGTATTGAATTGTTGAAGGCAGGCCATGATGTGATTATTGTGGATAATTTGTGTAATAGTAAATTGCGTGTGTTAGAGCGTATACAAACTATCAGTGGTCACTCACCTGTTTTTCATAATTTAGATGTTCGAGATAAGGCCAAACTGAATGCCGTTTTTGCGCAGCACAAGATAGATGCAGTGATACATTTTGCGGGTCTAAAAGCAGTAGGTGAGTCCGTCACTATGCCGCTGGAATATTATGATAATAATGTTTATGGCACTTTGGTGTTGGCTGAAGTTATGGCTGATCATGGTGTGTTTAATCTGGTGTTCAGTTCGTCAGCGACAGTTTATGGTGACCCTGCAACTGTGCCCATCAACGAAAACTTCCCTTTGTCTGCCACTAATCCCTATGGGCGTTCAAAATTAATAGTTGAGGAAATGCTGCGTGACTTACCTGTAGCAAATGCGGATTGGCATATCGTGCTGTTGCGTTATTTTAATCCTGTAGGTGCGCATGAAAGTGGGTTGATAGGCGAGGATCCTAATGGCATTCCTAACAATCTCATGCCTTATGTCGCACAAGTTGCAGCAGGCAAATTGGCGCAATTGTCAGTATATGGCAATGATTATCCTACGCCTGACGGCACGGGTGTGCGCGATTATATTCATGTGGTCGATTTGGCTTTAGGACATGTGCATGCTTTAGCAGCATTAACCAAAAAAGAGGGCGTACAAACTTATAACTTGGGAACTGGACGCGGTTATAGTGTGCTGGAAATGGTGCAGGCGTTTGAGCGTGCCAGTGGCAAACCTGTATCCTATCGTATTGTTGGGCGGCGTCCTGGTGATATCGCCAGCTGTTATGCTGACCCTGGTCTTGCAGCGCGTGAATTGGGTTGGCAAGCACAGCGAGATATTGATGCTATGTGTCGGGATAGTTGGCACTGGCAGACTCATGGCGCGGTGATGTCATGA
- a CDS encoding penicillin-binding protein activator LpoB — protein sequence MKRLLLSAIALLLLAGCAITDRTKAPQFDKTAKWVLLPMENHTETPQAGLRFEAVTETILRTRGITSLEKYPNTMTQDSLFEPADAKAVAAAMTWAQQAGAKYAVTGAVNEWRYKTGVDGEPAVGVTIKVIDVASQQVLWDAAGARTGWGREAVSAVAQKLIDNLTSALK from the coding sequence ATGAAACGCTTATTACTTTCCGCCATCGCTCTACTATTACTTGCAGGTTGTGCAATTACTGACAGAACCAAAGCACCACAATTTGATAAAACAGCGAAATGGGTTTTATTACCCATGGAAAATCATACTGAAACGCCACAGGCGGGACTGCGTTTCGAAGCAGTCACTGAAACAATATTGCGTACCCGCGGTATCACATCGTTGGAAAAGTATCCAAATACGATGACTCAGGACAGCCTGTTTGAACCTGCTGATGCCAAAGCTGTTGCCGCAGCAATGACCTGGGCACAGCAAGCAGGAGCTAAGTATGCGGTAACAGGCGCAGTCAACGAATGGCGTTATAAAACGGGTGTTGACGGTGAACCCGCTGTTGGCGTAACCATTAAAGTCATTGATGTAGCCAGCCAGCAAGTGCTTTGGGATGCGGCAGGTGCACGCACTGGCTGGGGACGTGAAGCTGTCAGTGCAGTTGCTCAGAAACTCATAGACAATTTAACCAGTGCACTAAAATGA
- a CDS encoding polysaccharide deacetylase family protein: MTVKGSVAADNVSIIKQDAIVGFEHPPQPHPSNIDIIQASKDSIPILQLKIGDQITDVAAYTPWGGYVLSPYAIYEIPYQQGTRWIINPFVFFKRALDLPDMPAPDVTTSTGRRLLMAHMDGDGFASNAEFPGSPLAPRVMLEKIFKKYTIPTAVSVIEAETAPWGLYPKKSAEMEQIAREIYRLPHVEIASHSYSHPFKWQQLSENADGEGNNLTIPGYKFNLDKETQGSVEYINQRLAPPGKTCTIFLWTGDCNPGADAIAKTDSLGLLNMNGGDTLITNSQPSLTLVAPLGIARDAHFQIFAPNQNENVYTNNWLGPFYGFRRVIETYQLTDKPRRLKPVDIYFHTYAASKPASLKALEEVFDWALKQPNHPVYPSDYIRRVMDFNHSVMARADNNWLFYGDGQLDTLRISNTAGYAQINNSIAGYQDFNQDRYLHLIKTDVNQIQLASKINDVPYLVDANGTLQTWNQHNLQTDFTLKAYVKLDFTLHHSDNCHLYDEQGHVIQSDSHTQQQYHYQTNAAGQHTYKLSC, translated from the coding sequence TTGACTGTTAAAGGCAGCGTTGCCGCTGACAATGTCAGCATTATTAAACAAGATGCGATAGTAGGTTTTGAGCACCCACCACAACCTCACCCTAGCAATATCGACATCATCCAGGCCAGCAAAGACAGCATCCCCATCTTGCAACTCAAAATTGGTGATCAAATCACGGATGTCGCTGCTTACACACCCTGGGGTGGATATGTCCTGTCACCCTATGCAATATATGAAATCCCCTATCAACAAGGTACACGCTGGATTATTAACCCATTTGTATTTTTCAAACGCGCACTCGATTTACCTGATATGCCTGCACCTGATGTCACCACCTCCACAGGCCGGCGCTTGCTCATGGCGCACATGGACGGCGATGGTTTTGCCAGCAATGCAGAATTCCCTGGCTCACCCTTAGCACCACGAGTGATGCTGGAAAAAATATTCAAAAAATATACCATCCCCACCGCGGTTTCCGTCATAGAAGCTGAAACCGCACCTTGGGGTTTATATCCCAAGAAATCAGCCGAAATGGAGCAGATTGCGCGAGAAATATATCGCCTTCCCCATGTGGAAATTGCTAGCCACTCTTATTCACACCCATTCAAATGGCAACAATTAAGCGAAAATGCGGATGGTGAAGGTAACAACCTCACCATACCAGGTTACAAATTCAACCTGGACAAAGAAACTCAGGGCAGTGTCGAATATATTAATCAGCGACTCGCTCCACCAGGAAAGACTTGTACTATTTTCTTATGGACAGGTGATTGCAATCCAGGTGCAGACGCGATTGCCAAGACTGACAGTTTAGGTTTGCTTAACATGAATGGTGGTGACACGCTTATCACTAATAGCCAGCCTAGCCTTACGCTGGTTGCGCCTTTAGGCATTGCACGTGACGCCCACTTCCAGATTTTTGCACCCAATCAAAATGAAAATGTTTACACGAATAATTGGTTAGGTCCTTTTTACGGATTTCGTCGGGTAATAGAAACATATCAACTGACTGACAAGCCTCGCCGACTCAAACCAGTCGATATTTACTTTCACACTTACGCGGCATCCAAACCCGCATCACTCAAAGCACTGGAAGAAGTATTTGACTGGGCACTCAAACAACCCAATCACCCTGTTTATCCATCGGATTACATCCGACGAGTAATGGACTTTAATCATAGTGTCATGGCTCGCGCTGATAATAACTGGCTGTTTTACGGTGACGGACAACTCGACACCCTGCGTATTAGCAATACTGCAGGCTATGCCCAGATCAACAATAGCATCGCAGGTTATCAAGATTTCAATCAGGACAGGTATTTGCACTTGATCAAAACAGATGTAAATCAGATTCAGCTTGCATCCAAAATCAATGATGTACCGTATCTAGTCGATGCAAATGGCACATTACAAACTTGGAATCAACATAACTTACAGACTGACTTTACTTTGAAGGCTTACGTCAAACTCGACTTCACACTGCATCACAGCGACAACTGTCATTTATACGATGAACAAGGACATGTTATACAGTCCGATAGTCATACCCAACAACAGTACCATTATCAGACCAATGCTGCCGGACAACATACCTACAAACTCAGCTGCTGA
- a CDS encoding PelD GGDEF domain-containing protein produces the protein MKLAQHLLPHGYRQYWQWVETLVISFGALAISYSIVPNDPLNVHLFPWVWMAPVLIALRYGVLMGIVSVLSFLLMWLGWAAFQHIDYALFPKLTFLGGTLMMMVTGEYSSVWITRARRVEELQHYTEERLELLTRRLYLLSLSHDRLEQDLIGRPASLREGLKELNRILPAENGLAGAKLYMDLVVRQCNLSVAGLHRVVNNTITPSVAASIGDFTPIDAQDPLIAHCLQTGELVHINTEENLSEIPSRYLVAVPAKTSDGNILAILAVEKMPFFALQTANMQTLAVLTSYYADTISAGEFLPFLTDELKDCPIDFFKAINTLRRLQRDMQISSLIVGFVAADTQESAEQLKTIASSVRGLDETWTFTKNNTRICLVLLPLAADTALTGYIDRIEHLFVERFGARPGQLNILTRSTTLDIDPIATKLDDFIHSLTSQTVQHAAE, from the coding sequence ATGAAACTTGCTCAACACCTGCTTCCCCACGGTTACCGACAATACTGGCAGTGGGTAGAAACACTAGTGATCAGCTTCGGTGCACTGGCTATTTCTTATAGCATAGTACCGAATGACCCACTCAATGTTCACCTGTTTCCATGGGTATGGATGGCACCTGTATTAATTGCATTACGCTATGGCGTGCTGATGGGGATCGTTTCGGTATTGAGTTTTCTGCTAATGTGGCTAGGCTGGGCCGCTTTTCAGCACATCGACTATGCGCTTTTCCCGAAATTAACATTTCTGGGAGGCACACTCATGATGATGGTGACGGGAGAGTACAGCAGCGTCTGGATTACCCGTGCACGTCGTGTTGAAGAATTGCAACACTACACAGAAGAGCGCCTTGAGTTACTTACCCGACGCCTGTATTTGCTCAGCTTGTCGCATGACCGATTAGAGCAAGATTTAATTGGCCGCCCTGCCAGTTTGCGTGAAGGGCTGAAAGAGCTTAATCGCATCCTGCCCGCAGAGAATGGTTTAGCTGGCGCCAAACTATACATGGACTTGGTTGTGCGTCAGTGCAACCTCAGTGTTGCCGGCTTACACAGGGTTGTCAACAACACCATCACGCCGAGTGTAGCCGCCAGCATTGGTGACTTCACCCCAATTGATGCACAAGATCCGCTGATAGCGCATTGCCTGCAAACAGGTGAACTGGTGCATATCAACACTGAAGAAAACCTGAGCGAAATTCCCAGTCGATATCTGGTCGCTGTTCCAGCCAAAACGTCTGATGGCAATATACTTGCCATACTCGCGGTTGAAAAAATGCCGTTCTTTGCATTACAAACTGCCAACATGCAAACTTTAGCCGTATTGACCAGCTATTATGCAGACACCATTAGTGCTGGCGAATTCCTGCCATTCCTGACAGACGAGTTAAAAGATTGCCCTATCGATTTCTTTAAGGCGATTAATACGCTTAGACGCCTGCAACGAGATATGCAGATCAGCAGCCTCATCGTAGGCTTTGTCGCAGCCGATACCCAGGAAAGTGCTGAACAATTAAAAACTATTGCCAGCTCAGTGCGAGGTTTGGATGAGACCTGGACATTTACCAAAAACAACACTCGCATTTGTCTGGTGCTATTACCATTAGCCGCGGATACGGCACTCACTGGCTACATAGACCGTATTGAACATCTTTTTGTAGAACGCTTTGGCGCACGCCCAGGACAACTCAATATATTAACGCGATCAACCACTTTGGATATCGACCCGATTGCTACCAAACTGGACGATTTTATCCACAGCCTGACCAGTCAGACCGTTCAACATGCTGCTGAATAA
- a CDS encoding tetratricopeptide repeat protein has translation MLYSPIVIPNNSTIIRPMLPDNIPTNSAAEWLTAPPRPRLITPLNLAGLVVAVGTVLFLLYPQQRIEKQLGLNHQVDAVSLQYMRSLLTTEPDNYALRLQLALAYSQIGQYANALTTLQPLYTAPNAQRRDEAYIAQLTILRSITFATTPDSLQRTEKLRQLRLAIQQAEPHIYQTASLLSLATLAESTGETAIAERILAKIMRTTRDTTTFSHVAQLALGNGHYLTSAQYSWQAMQLAKSPADKSRYLIQTLDTLQSGGMGNLGLAWVQQLPPAQWQTPEMLYKLTKLALASNRPAQADAYAQQLMGLDNPHPPRFVPVYADLAYTAFLGNGDLANALKLSQFAVATIPNNAMWHERLAHIAEWSNQPKLALVQWRWLALHQGNESAWQSWMRLAGGLYDYAAQILGLEHDWQRHEQDEQYARKIVQTYEYIDEPEAALAWLDHHGDETHRPELLLLSADLAVRMGQDQDAITRYRRYLKNNEVQPDVAVNIAALMQRAGLYDEAFSILDRTYKLATPADKLFWLNFGELAWRLRHYEQAVIAYRVLSDAPDAGASEQERLFQATKHLNPRLAAQTAEQYWHKTERLSLFMDAVNTYAELDDWPAVQRLYHMTEAAKWRSYDEDLRFVALRAEMYKHAGNFRAAERDYRYLIKRYPTDNNLKEAYLWLLLDTRQFGQLDIQMQQWASLIPDHPTLWDVFAAGYLSQGRPNQALALYNRMAKAHLQDELWMLNYAVTLEAGGQPELAWQVRRQIWQQRLTQQQPKEWLNTQANAKDIERLRLLLLNDPQLGQSVLWKLLRTGSNALKQNSQFVELATVWLNDKEQNDAIRTWLMRQYAHWLSTPLGVQISDALTNQDYQAAAAILEHDGILLYDKMNLNYLAKRIDNAADLAYIAMDRSRLDESLYQQAAPMLVENSRTAGVMTTYSNYGSYTAVTNEITATNHDIGGLKLDLSLHQIDRTAVDTTVLTRAPNEVGGEIALRQLGNSYTNTLKLQFTQGLNTLAGISFNHQHQIGTRLQLDTELSFNQIATETAAMRIVGKRDQIALDGNYRIDRWTQLNLRGEYNQYHSVDGQTLGSGQVLTTTLSHTLSEVHPALRSRLVATIAQYQTANTQLTGKTASLVPADQASTASYFMPQSMREIAAYASLGDAIDSRTPAHDFEYMAEIGVFYNNIAGTGIRANAGIAGRVIGADRLQLFTRYDQAPSGQGKSTLEAGVGYHLHY, from the coding sequence ATGTTATACAGTCCGATAGTCATACCCAACAACAGTACCATTATCAGACCAATGCTGCCGGACAACATACCTACAAACTCAGCTGCTGAGTGGTTAACGGCACCACCTCGACCACGCCTGATCACGCCACTTAATTTGGCTGGTCTGGTCGTCGCTGTAGGTACAGTCTTATTTTTACTATATCCGCAACAGCGTATCGAAAAGCAACTCGGCCTAAATCATCAAGTTGACGCAGTTTCACTACAATACATGCGCAGCTTATTAACCACAGAACCTGATAATTACGCATTACGACTCCAACTGGCGCTAGCGTATAGTCAAATCGGTCAGTACGCTAATGCACTCACGACACTGCAACCTCTATACACTGCACCCAATGCGCAGCGGCGGGATGAAGCTTATATCGCACAACTAACCATATTGCGCAGCATTACATTTGCGACTACCCCTGACAGCCTGCAACGTACTGAAAAACTACGCCAGCTAAGACTTGCCATCCAGCAAGCCGAACCTCATATCTACCAAACCGCATCGCTGCTCAGCCTCGCCACTCTCGCAGAAAGTACAGGCGAAACGGCGATAGCTGAACGTATACTGGCAAAAATCATGCGTACAACGCGTGACACCACGACCTTTTCCCATGTGGCCCAGCTCGCACTGGGCAATGGTCATTACCTCACCAGCGCGCAATATAGCTGGCAAGCCATGCAATTAGCAAAGTCCCCGGCTGACAAAAGCCGCTACCTGATACAAACACTGGACACATTACAATCTGGTGGCATGGGGAATCTCGGGTTAGCCTGGGTACAACAACTGCCCCCAGCACAATGGCAAACGCCCGAAATGCTTTATAAACTCACAAAACTCGCTCTTGCGTCTAACCGTCCAGCACAAGCTGATGCCTATGCACAGCAATTAATGGGACTAGATAACCCTCACCCACCCCGTTTTGTGCCTGTGTATGCAGACTTGGCTTATACCGCCTTTCTGGGTAATGGTGACCTGGCAAATGCATTGAAACTCTCGCAATTTGCTGTGGCGACCATACCCAATAACGCAATGTGGCATGAACGTCTGGCACATATTGCAGAGTGGTCTAACCAACCTAAACTCGCACTGGTTCAATGGCGCTGGCTTGCCTTGCATCAAGGCAATGAATCAGCTTGGCAATCATGGATGCGATTAGCGGGCGGACTATATGACTACGCTGCACAAATCCTGGGCTTGGAACACGACTGGCAACGCCACGAGCAAGATGAGCAATATGCCCGCAAGATAGTTCAAACTTATGAATATATAGATGAACCAGAAGCTGCACTCGCATGGCTGGATCATCATGGTGATGAAACACACAGGCCAGAATTATTGCTGTTATCGGCTGACTTGGCTGTACGTATGGGACAAGATCAGGATGCCATCACCCGCTATCGACGTTATTTAAAGAATAATGAAGTGCAGCCCGATGTCGCCGTCAATATCGCGGCACTCATGCAACGTGCCGGGTTATATGATGAAGCTTTCAGCATACTTGACCGCACCTACAAACTGGCAACCCCAGCCGATAAATTATTCTGGCTCAATTTTGGTGAACTTGCCTGGCGTCTGCGCCATTATGAACAAGCTGTTATCGCCTATCGCGTACTGAGTGACGCGCCCGATGCAGGAGCTTCCGAACAGGAACGCTTATTCCAGGCCACCAAACATTTGAATCCACGCCTGGCTGCACAAACTGCTGAACAATATTGGCATAAAACTGAACGCTTAAGTTTATTCATGGATGCCGTTAATACTTATGCTGAACTGGATGACTGGCCAGCAGTGCAACGCCTCTATCACATGACTGAGGCTGCAAAATGGCGCAGCTATGACGAAGACTTACGTTTTGTTGCGCTACGCGCTGAAATGTATAAGCACGCGGGCAACTTCCGCGCAGCTGAACGCGATTATCGCTATCTCATCAAACGCTATCCCACTGACAACAATCTCAAAGAAGCCTATTTGTGGTTATTACTCGACACCAGACAATTTGGTCAGCTGGATATACAAATGCAGCAATGGGCAAGCTTAATTCCGGACCATCCAACACTGTGGGATGTCTTTGCAGCGGGCTATTTATCACAAGGCCGGCCTAATCAGGCGCTGGCTTTATACAACCGCATGGCAAAAGCACACTTGCAAGATGAATTATGGATGCTGAATTATGCCGTCACCCTGGAAGCAGGTGGACAGCCTGAGCTCGCATGGCAAGTACGCCGTCAAATCTGGCAACAGCGATTAACGCAACAACAGCCAAAAGAGTGGCTAAATACACAAGCAAATGCAAAAGACATAGAACGCCTGCGCTTGTTACTACTTAATGATCCCCAATTAGGGCAAAGTGTATTGTGGAAATTATTACGTACTGGTTCAAATGCACTCAAACAAAACAGCCAATTTGTTGAACTGGCAACTGTCTGGCTAAATGATAAAGAGCAGAACGATGCCATACGCACATGGCTAATGCGTCAATATGCGCACTGGCTCAGCACACCACTCGGCGTACAGATTTCGGATGCGCTCACCAATCAGGATTACCAAGCCGCAGCAGCCATACTTGAACATGACGGCATATTACTCTACGACAAAATGAATCTGAATTATCTGGCGAAACGCATAGATAACGCAGCTGATTTAGCATACATCGCAATGGACAGATCACGATTAGATGAATCGCTATATCAACAAGCTGCGCCCATGCTGGTAGAAAACTCACGCACTGCGGGTGTAATGACCACCTATAGCAATTATGGCAGCTACACCGCCGTCACCAATGAAATCACAGCGACCAATCATGATATCGGAGGACTCAAGCTGGATTTAAGCCTGCATCAAATCGACCGTACCGCAGTAGACACCACTGTACTCACTAGAGCACCCAATGAGGTCGGCGGTGAAATCGCGTTACGTCAACTAGGCAACAGCTATACCAACACGCTTAAATTGCAATTCACCCAAGGCCTGAATACCCTGGCAGGTATAAGCTTTAATCACCAGCACCAGATTGGTACTCGCCTGCAGCTCGATACAGAATTAAGTTTTAATCAAATCGCAACCGAAACCGCCGCAATGCGCATAGTCGGCAAACGTGACCAAATTGCACTGGATGGCAATTATCGAATTGATAGATGGACACAACTTAATTTGCGTGGCGAATATAATCAATACCATAGTGTTGATGGTCAAACTTTGGGGAGCGGACAAGTATTAACCACCACGCTCAGTCACACCCTGAGTGAAGTACATCCCGCATTAAGATCACGCTTAGTGGCGACTATTGCCCAGTATCAAACTGCAAATACCCAGCTCACAGGTAAAACAGCCAGCCTGGTTCCAGCAGATCAAGCCAGCACAGCCAGCTACTTCATGCCCCAGTCCATGCGTGAAATCGCCGCTTACGCCAGCTTAGGTGATGCCATAGACAGCCGTACCCCCGCCCATGATTTTGAGTACATGGCTGAAATCGGCGTGTTTTACAACAACATTGCCGGCACTGGAATCCGTGCTAATGCAGGCATTGCTGGCCGTGTTATTGGCGCTGATCGCTTGCAACTTTTTACCCGTTACGACCAGGCTCCCAGCGGCCAAGGAAAATCAACCCTGGAAGCTGGTGTAGGCTATCATTTACACTATTAA
- a CDS encoding low molecular weight protein-tyrosine-phosphatase, with protein sequence MKQTSILFVCMGNICRSPMAEGVFTRKARAVGAELIIDSAGTHDYHIGEPPDQRAQHTMRQAGYDIASLRGRQVCQSDFEKFDYILAMDEANLQNLQKLAGEHANKVQLYLNYSNQFFGMSVPDPYYGGNQGFAQVLAMVEDAADGLLQKIKP encoded by the coding sequence ATGAAGCAAACTTCAATTCTCTTCGTCTGCATGGGAAACATTTGCCGTTCACCGATGGCAGAAGGCGTGTTTACCCGTAAAGCACGAGCAGTGGGGGCTGAGCTGATCATCGATTCTGCTGGGACGCACGATTATCATATAGGCGAACCTCCTGACCAGCGTGCACAACATACGATGCGTCAGGCTGGTTATGATATTGCGTCGTTACGTGGTCGTCAGGTATGTCAGTCAGATTTTGAGAAATTTGATTATATTCTGGCGATGGATGAGGCGAATTTGCAAAACCTGCAAAAACTGGCAGGAGAGCATGCAAACAAGGTGCAACTGTACTTGAATTATAGTAACCAGTTCTTTGGTATGTCAGTGCCTGATCCTTATTATGGAGGCAATCAGGGTTTTGCTCAGGTGCTGGCTATGGTCGAAGATGCTGCGGATGGGTTGTTACAAAAAATAAAGCCCTGA